The sequence TGCCGATGGGCCGCACGTGGTAGGCACCGAAGCTGCACCCGCGAGCACGGCGCCGATCGCATCCGCAGCCACGGATACCGGCGTGGCCGCGCTGCTCGACCTGCTGGGCGACACCGCTCCACCCACGGCACCGGAGATCCCGAGTTCCCCTGTTGCCGAGCCCGAGCCGGCCCCTTCGACCGTGCCCCCGCCGCAGATGGGCCTCGCGCCTGCCCAGGATCGCGCGGAGCCCTCCGGGGCGCACTTCATGGCCTGGCTGCGTCAGAGCATCCAGACGCGCAAGCTCATCATCAACGACGCCAAGGCCCTGGTGCATACCGTCGCCGGTACGACCTACCTCGTCAGCCCCGGCGTGTTCCAGCGCTACGAGCAGGAGTACCTTCAAGTCGCCGCGCTGGCCAAGCAGGAGAAGCTGGAGGGGTGGCAGTGGGTACAGAAGCGCTTCGAGAAGCTGGGACAGCACCGCAAGCAGCCGAGCGGGCTGAACATCTGGACCTGCGAAGTCACGGGGCCGCGCAAGTCGCGCCGGCTGCACGGCTACCTGCTCGCCAGCCCGGATGCGCTGTTCCAGGAGACGCCGCCAGACAACCCATACCTGCGGCTCGTCAACGAGGCCGCAAAGCGCGAAGATTCAGCCCTTGGGGGCAAGGACGACGATCAGGCGTAGGCATGCGACCGCTGTGCGGGCCGGCTTCAATCTGCGGATGGGGCCGACTCTGCCAGCTTGGCTTCGGTCAGAGTCATCAAGTGGGCGGAACTGCATTTCAGCGCACGGGCGATCTTGAGGATGAGAGGTAGCGTGGGGACATGCTCGCCGCGCTCGATCTTGCCCATGTGCGACCGTTCGATGCCGGCCATGTGGGCCAGCGTTTCCTGAGCGATGCCCTGGTTGGTTCTTTCTTCCCGCACGGCAGCCCCAAACGCGATGGCTGGTTCCGCTTCGTAGGTAGTGGTGCCGGTGGGGCGGCCCCTTTGGATCGAACGCTTTGGCATTGCCAAGAGCGTCGAACACGGTCACGATTTAAACCACGTTAAACTTAACTCATTCAACGGCTTCGAGATCAGTTGCCACGACTTCACCGCCTGGGGGGAGCTGGACGTGGAATCGAGTGACATCACCGCCGAAATTCGCATGGCCGTCCTCGGCGAATGGGTGCCTCCCCAGCTCGCCGACGTGCTCGCCCTGCAGCGCGCCGAAGAGCCGGAGACTCATGCCGTCCTGGCCGGATGGACAGATCCCGGTCGAGGCGCGGAGCTGCCGGGCGACGGCTTCGACTTCGCCTTGTCTGCGGCTGCCCGGCAGTGGCCTGGCTGGATATGCGAGCCGCTGTGGCATGACACGCTGGCGGTCGCCGTGGCCAAGCGCTCCCACCTGCTGGCCTACCGTGAAGTGCCGTGCGAGGAAGTGCTCAAGCAGCCCTTGATCTGCTCGCAGTCCACGGCCGATGAACCATGGCGCGTGACCGTGCAGCGCGTGTTCGAAAACGCGCTGCAGGAGCGGGAGCAAGCGGTGGAGACATTCGATGTGGCGATGACGCTGGTTGCTGCCGGGTACGGGATCGCCATTGCGCCTGCCGCGAGACTGGCGAGCTACCTACGCCGAGGCATCGCCGTACGGCCGCTGGCCGGCGCACCAATGATCGTGATGGCTTACCTGCTCCGCCGCAACGCTACCTTGTCGGACACCCAGGCAAGATTCGCCCGCCGCGCGCGCTTGGTGTCCTGACTGATGCGCTGGCCTTCCCATTGATGCGTAACGGCCGGAACTGCACGTCTTCGGCCCTCCGGCTCTGCCGCCATACGTAGTCGCCGATCAAATTGATGTGCTCCCAGCCCAGCGGCGACAGGTATTGCAGCAACCCGTCGTCGATCCCGTTGCCGGAGTCGCGCAGCGCCTGCGTCGCAGCTCATCCTGACAACAATCTACCCTTGTTACCCTTGTCTCGAATTTCAAGGAACCTAGCGATCAAACAGCCGACTCCGATGGAGATCGCAACATCGGCGAGGTTGAACGCGGGCCAGTGCATGCCCTGCCAGTGGAAGTCGAGGAAGTCCACAACCTGACCGCGCAGCAGGCGATCCACCACGTTGCCAAGTGCCCCGCCAAGAATGAGGCTGTAGCCGACGGCTTCGAAGCGCGGCAGCGTCTGCTTCAGTTGTCGGATGAGCCAGACCGCGACGAGCAGTCCTAACGTGATGAAGAAGTAACGTTGCCAGCCACTCGCTCCGGCCAAAAAGCTGAACGCGGCGCCCGGATTGAGCACATGCACGAGGTTGAAGAACGGCGTGATCTCGACCTGTTTGCCATAGACGAACGCCCGTTCGATCGAGAGCTTGGCTGCCTGATCAGCAGCAACCGCTGCCGCAGCCACCCCGTACCACGGCAAGGCCGGCGCGAGCAGCCCCTTTGCGCGCGCCGCAGTGGCGAACGAGATCAGCCACCGCGAGAGCACGGTGCAGCCCAAGCCCAGCCCCCAGCCTGCCAGCACGTCGCCCGGGAAGTGCATACCTGCCGCCATGCGTGACCAGCCAACCAGGGCGGCATACATCAACAGGCAACCGCGACCGCGCCAGGCCAGCAGCGGCCACAACGCAGCGGCCACCAGCGCCGCGTAGGTCGCGTGCCCGCTGGGCAGGCTGTAATGCAGCTCCACAGCGCCGATGACATGCACCGCTGCGCCCAGCACCGCATGCGGGCGCGGAAAGTCGAGCCACCACTTCAAGGCCGACGCCGCCGCCAAGGCCAGCAAGAACGCGACGCCGAAGTGCAACAAACGGCTCCGCACTAGCCGAACGCGGGCCGGATCGGAAGATGCCTTTGACCATGCCCATAGGCCCAGTACGGTTAGGGGCGCGGTCCAGTAGCTGCCGATTAGGCTGAAGAGCGACGCCAGCGGCCACAGCACTGCGGGCGTCCCAGCATTGATCGCTTGAAATAGCGCGAGATTCAGACCGGCCCAGTCATACAGCACGAATTTCCAACTCATCGGCGCAGCAGCCTCAAGCCATTGCCCACCACCAGCAGGCTAGCTCCCATGTCGGCGAACACCGCCATCCACATGGTCGCGTGGCCGGTGAAGGTGAGCACCAGGAACACGGCCTTGATGCCCAGCGCAAGCGCGATGTTCTGTGTGAGCACCTGTGCCGTGGTGCGGGACAGCCGCACGAAGGTCGGAATCTTGCGCAGGTCATCGTCCATCAGCGCCACGTCGGCCGTCTCGATGGCCGTGTCGGTGCCCGCCGCGCCCATCGCGAAGCCAATGTCGGCACGAGCCAACGCCGGAGCGTCGTTGATTCCATCACCGACCATGCCGACCCCGCCGGACTGGGCAAGCGCTTCGATCTCGCGCAGTTTGTCATCGGGGAGCAGGTTGCCTTGTGCGCGGTCGATCCCGGCCTGTGTGGCAATCGCCTTGGCGGTGTGTGGGTTGTCGCCGGTCAGCATCATGGTCTGGATGCCCAGCGCGTGCAGTTCGGCCACGGCGCTCCGGCTGCTGTCCTTGATGGTGTCGGCCACTGCCATGAGCGCCTGCACGCCCTCGGGCTCCACCAGCATCACCGCCGTCTTACCCTCGGCTTCCAGTGCGGTGATGCGTTGTTCCATTGCGGGGGAGCAATGTCCCAGCTCGTCGAGCATCCGATGGTTGCCGAGGTGATAGGCCACTCCGTCGATCACGCCGCGCACGCCTCGGCCGGGCAATGCGGCGAATTCCGCGACTTCGCGCAGCGCCACGCCGTCGGCAAGGGCGGCTTGCGCGATTGCCTTGGACACCGGATGGTCGGAGCGGCTGGCCAGGCTGGCCGCGAGACTACGGGCGTGCTGGGGCGAAGCGTTACCCAAGGCAACGAAGTCGGTCTGCGCGGGCTTGCCGTGGGTGATGGTGCCGGTCTTGTCCAAGGCCAGCCAGCGCAGCTTGCGGCCCTCTTCCAAATACACGCCGCCCTTGATGAGAATGCCGTGGCGTGCCGCTGCGGCCAACCCGCTGACGATGCTGACGGGTGTCGAAATCACCAGCGCGCACGGGCAGGCGATCACCAGCAAAACCAGCGCCCGATAGATCCAATCCAGCCATGCCGCTCCCACAAAGAGCGGCGGCACCAGTGCGACGACCACGGCCAAGGCGAATACGGCGGGCGTGTACCAGCGCGCGAACTGATCCACGAAGCGCTGGGTCGGCGCGCGGCTGCCTTGTGCGGCCTCCACCGCATGAATGATGCGGGCCAGCGTGGAGTTGTTCGCCAGCGCCGTGACACGGTACTCGAACGAGCCTGACTCGTTGAGGGAACCCGCAAAGACGGGATCGCCTAGGCCCTTGTCGACGGGCAGACTCTCCCCGGTGATCGGCGCTTGGTTCACGGTCGAGCGGCCTTCTACGACCTCCCCATCGAGGGCGATGCGTTCGCCAGGCCGCACTCGCACCCGGCTGCCGATCGCAACCTGCTTGGCATCCACCTCGCGCCATGAGCCATCAGGCTGTTGCACCGTGGCTCGCTCCGGGGCCAGATCGAGCAGCCCCGCGATGGCGTTGCGGGCGCGGTCCAGCGACTTGGCCTCGATGACCTCGGCCAAAGCGAACAACACCATCACCATCGCCGCCTCCGGCCAGTGCCCGATCAACATGGCCCCGGTGACGGCAATCGACATCAGGGCGTTCATGTTGAGGTTGCGGTTCTTGAGGGCAATCCATCCTTTCTTGTAGGTGGACAGGCCACCGGTGAGGATGGCGACCAGAGCCAGAACCATCACCGACCAATGATTGCCGCCTTGGAGCCAGTACACGGCCTCCGCCGCAACAGCGGCGACTAGCGAGATGCCGAGCGGCCACCAATGGGTCGTGGTCTGCCCCGGTGCTGATGACGCAGGCGTGCGGTTGGCTTCTTCGAGCACTTGGGCCTCGAAGCCGAGCGATTGCAGAGCACCCAGCACGTCAGGCAGCACGGCTGGGGCATGGCGCACGGTGAGCGTGCGTTGCATCAGGTTGAAGTCGAGATCGATCACACCGGCCAGCGTGGCGAGATTGCTGCGGATCAGCGCCTCCTCGGACGGACAATCCATCTTGGCGATGGCAAGGCGGGTGGTCTGCACCGCCGAGCGGTCGTCCTGTCGCACCGCCTGCATATCGACAGCCGCCAAGGCTTGTTCCACGGGGGCCAACGACGCCAGGGTGTGCCGCACGGTCAAGGTGCGCCGCATCAGGTTGAAATCGAGCTCCACCACGCCGGGCACGCCGCCCAGCTTGCCCCGGATCAGCGCTTCTTCCGTGGGGCAGTCCATGTTCTCGATGTGATAGACGGCAACCGCCACCCCGGTAGTGGCGCTGGTCTGTGTTTCTGATTTGAGAACGGGAGCATCAGCACAACCGTACCCGCTTGATCCGCAACTCATAGCAATTCCTCGGCGTCGTCATTCGTTCAAATGCATTAAAATCCCTATAGTGGCTATAGGGTCAAGCATTGGAGGACCAGCATGGAAATCAGGATCGGCGAACTGGCGCAGCGCACGGGATGCGAGGTCGTGACCATTCGTTACTACGAAAAGGAAGGGCTATTGCCTGAGCCGGCGCGAAGCAGCGGGAACTATCGGCTGTACGGCGAGGAGCAAGTCAAGCGCATGCAGTTCATTCGCCACTGCCGTTCGCTGGACATGTCGCTGGGCGAGATTCGGACCTTACTGAACCTGTGGGACAGCCCCACCCAGGATTGCGGAAAAGTGAATGCCCTGCTGGATGACCATATCCGGCAGGTGGAGGCGCGGGTCGAGGCGTTGTTGCAGCTAAGGCTGCATTTGACGGCCTTGCGTGAAAAGTGCGCCGGCGCACGACCCGTCGAGGCGTGCGGCATTCTTCAAGGGCTCGTGAATTGTTCTTGCCATACCGTCAGCACCCGAGACGAGGCCAGCGCTGGCGTTTAGCGTACGATTTTTCCCAAATTCTGTGGCTTCCCCTGCTAGGCGACCCCGACTCGCGGCAGGGTCCATTCGCTTTCCTTCACGGCTGTGCTCACGGCCATGACGAGCTTGTCGAGATTGCTGGCCGTCACGCCCTCCAGTGCCGAACGCCCCCGCAGCATCGAGCGCGGCTGCAGCAGTGCATGGTAGATCTGCCAAGGGTCCGCACCCCTGGTCAGCTTCAGGACGGACTGGATCAGCTCGTGCTTGAGTGGGTCGAGGTGCCAGTCCGGCACGCGCTGGCCGCGGTTGCCTACGTTCAACGCCAGCAAGTTGCCCGCCTTGATCTCGTAGCTGATCCACCTGCGGGATTTGCCTGCCATCCTGGCAAACGCAGCGACGGGAAGGTTGTGCGGCGCCTCGAAGACATCGAACAGTTCCATCCTCTCGCGCTGAATGTCCGAAGGCACCAGCGGCGCGGCCGATCGAGGGGGCGGAACCGCCGGCAGCCGATGTGCGGCGGCAGAAACCAACGGCATGGCGTCACCCGGCTTCGTCACGAGCAGGATTGGCGAAGCGGCAACCGGCGTGGAGGGCGCGCTTGCGGTTTGCTCACACGGGAACGCGGGCACGCCTTCCAGATGCACGGTGAGCGGCATGCTGGCTGCCTCGACCTGGTTCTGCTCGAAGAGGTCGAGCCGATCGGCCCAGTCCTGCATCATGCGGCGACGCTGCTCCACGTACTCGGCATGGTTGTAGGTCGCGCTGACCTTGTTGGGATCGACATGCGAGAGCTGTGCATCCACCCAGACCTTCGGGTAGCCGATCTCGTTGAGCGCAGTGGACATCGTGCCGCGGATGCCGTGTCCGGTCAGGCGTTCCTGATAGCCCATGCGCTTGAGCGCACCATTGAGCGTGTTCTCGCTGATGCGCTTCTTCAAGTCGCTGTCGTGCCGGAACAGGTGGCGCTGGGCCGGCTTGAACTCATCCAGCAGGTGCCGGACGATCTCCATGGCCTGAATCGACAGCGGCACGATGTAGGGCGGGATGTCCTTCGCCTGCTGCCGCTTCTTGCGCATATCCAACTGGAGTTGCTTCACGACGTCGGGCGGGATGATCCACAACCCACGGTCCAGATCGAATTGATCCGGCGTCGCCTGTCGCAGCTCTCCGGTTCGCACGCCGGTCAGCAGCAATAGCCGCAGCCCGAGCTGGGTCTGCCGCCTGCCGCGATAGCTGCGCAGCCGCTGCAACAGCTTCGGCAGCTCGGCCATGCGCAGGAACGGGTTGTGGTTGACGGGTGGCAGCGGCAGCGCCACCACATCGAGATCGGAGGCAGGGTTCTGCTCCAGGCCCGGCACGATCACCAGCGCGTAGCGGAACAGTTGGTTGAACCACGTCCTGACTTTCTCGGCGACGGAGAGCGCCCTGCGCTTCTCGATCTTGGCGATCACCTCCAAGAGGTCGGGACGCTTGATCTCATAGATCGACCGCTTGCCCAAGGCGGGCAGCACATCCTTGTCGAAGATGCGCGGAAGTATCGAGAGGGTCGTCTGCCGGCCTTCCTTGAGGCTGAGCCCGCGATGCTTGAGCCACTTGCGATACACCGCCTCGAAGGTGTTTTCGTCGGCGAGCCGGACAGCGGTGCGCTTCTGCTTGCGGTGAACGCGAGGATTGGTGCCTTTGGCCAGCAGGGCGCGCGCTTCGTCGCGCAGGCTGCGGGCCTCGCGAAGCGTCACCTCCGGATAGGTGCCGAGCGACATCCGCTTCTGCTTGCCCGCCCAGTAGTAGCGGAAGTGCCAAGTCCTGCCCCCTGCAGCCGTGACGGCCAGGGAGAGGCCATCCAAGTCAGGGAGGGTGTATGCCTTGCCAGTTGCCTTGGCCTGTCGAACGGCCAGGTCTGAGAGTGCCATGCTCTTGCTCCTGAACATGAGTCAGGAACCAGATGCTGGTCACGTCGACCTCGCCCCTCCATCAACAATCCGGAATCAGCCGCGCCCGCAAAAATGGACTTGTTTGTGGACTTAAAAGTCCCGGCTGTAGATGGATCGCAGTGGACCGCGGCAGAACGTCAAAGAGAGGAAAAGTCCTTGTGTGGCAACGACTTGCAGACTCTCTTGGACTTCTGCGGAAGTCCGCAGAATGATGCAGTGGAGCGGGTGAAGGGAATCGAACCCTCGTATGCAGCTTGGGAAGCTGCCGTTCTACCATTGAACTACACCCGCACGCATGCGATGGTCGCGAACGCGACAGCGCGGATTGTAGCCTTGCCGCTGGCGCTTTGGCAATTTGCCCGGGCCGGCTGCGGCGGGGCCGCGTGCTACAATTTCGCCTTGCTTTCGTCTCGCCCAACGCCGTGAACACCATGATTTCCGTGCATATCAACGGTCAGCCCGAAACGCTGAACGCACCCCTGTCGGTCGCCGAGTTGTTGCAACACAAGGGCCTGGCCGGCAAGCGGCTGGCGGTCGAGCGCAATGGCCAGATCGTGCCGCGCGGCGCGCATGCCGACACCGCCCTGGCCGATGGCGATACGCTGGAGATCGTCGTCGCCGTTGGCGGCGGCTGATGGCCCGGCGCCTTCCCTGACACTCATTCGGTAGCCTTTCCATGAACGACTCTCTCGTCATCGCTGGCAAGACCTATGGTTCCCGCCTGCTGGTGGGGACCGGCAAGTACAAGGATTTCGACGAAACCCGCGCGGCCATCGATGCCAGCGGCGCCGATATCGTCACCGTGGCGATCCGCCGCACCAACATCGGCCAGAACGCCGACGAGCCGAACCTGCTCGACTTCCTGCCGCCGGACCGCTTCACCCTGCTGCCCAACACCGCCGGTTGCTATACGGCCGACGATGCGGTGCGCACGCTGCGCCTGGCGCGCGAGCTGCTCGACGGGCACACCCTGGTCAAGCTCGAGGTGCTGGGCGACCCGGACACCCTGTTCCCCAACATGCCCGAAACGCTCAAGGCCGCCGAGACCCTGGTCAAGGACGGCTTCGACGTGATGGTCTACTGTTCGGATGACCCGATCCAG comes from Denitromonas sp. and encodes:
- the thiS gene encoding sulfur carrier protein ThiS yields the protein MISVHINGQPETLNAPLSVAELLQHKGLAGKRLAVERNGQIVPRGAHADTALADGDTLEIVVAVGGG
- a CDS encoding tyrosine-type recombinase/integrase, with translation MALSDLAVRQAKATGKAYTLPDLDGLSLAVTAAGGRTWHFRYYWAGKQKRMSLGTYPEVTLREARSLRDEARALLAKGTNPRVHRKQKRTAVRLADENTFEAVYRKWLKHRGLSLKEGRQTTLSILPRIFDKDVLPALGKRSIYEIKRPDLLEVIAKIEKRRALSVAEKVRTWFNQLFRYALVIVPGLEQNPASDLDVVALPLPPVNHNPFLRMAELPKLLQRLRSYRGRRQTQLGLRLLLLTGVRTGELRQATPDQFDLDRGLWIIPPDVVKQLQLDMRKKRQQAKDIPPYIVPLSIQAMEIVRHLLDEFKPAQRHLFRHDSDLKKRISENTLNGALKRMGYQERLTGHGIRGTMSTALNEIGYPKVWVDAQLSHVDPNKVSATYNHAEYVEQRRRMMQDWADRLDLFEQNQVEAASMPLTVHLEGVPAFPCEQTASAPSTPVAASPILLVTKPGDAMPLVSAAAHRLPAVPPPRSAAPLVPSDIQRERMELFDVFEAPHNLPVAAFARMAGKSRRWISYEIKAGNLLALNVGNRGQRVPDWHLDPLKHELIQSVLKLTRGADPWQIYHALLQPRSMLRGRSALEGVTASNLDKLVMAVSTAVKESEWTLPRVGVA
- a CDS encoding helix-turn-helix domain-containing protein, with the protein product MPKRSIQRGRPTGTTTYEAEPAIAFGAAVREERTNQGIAQETLAHMAGIERSHMGKIERGEHVPTLPLILKIARALKCSSAHLMTLTEAKLAESAPSAD
- a CDS encoding heavy metal translocating P-type ATPase produces the protein MSCGSSGYGCADAPVLKSETQTSATTGVAVAVYHIENMDCPTEEALIRGKLGGVPGVVELDFNLMRRTLTVRHTLASLAPVEQALAAVDMQAVRQDDRSAVQTTRLAIAKMDCPSEEALIRSNLATLAGVIDLDFNLMQRTLTVRHAPAVLPDVLGALQSLGFEAQVLEEANRTPASSAPGQTTTHWWPLGISLVAAVAAEAVYWLQGGNHWSVMVLALVAILTGGLSTYKKGWIALKNRNLNMNALMSIAVTGAMLIGHWPEAAMVMVLFALAEVIEAKSLDRARNAIAGLLDLAPERATVQQPDGSWREVDAKQVAIGSRVRVRPGERIALDGEVVEGRSTVNQAPITGESLPVDKGLGDPVFAGSLNESGSFEYRVTALANNSTLARIIHAVEAAQGSRAPTQRFVDQFARWYTPAVFALAVVVALVPPLFVGAAWLDWIYRALVLLVIACPCALVISTPVSIVSGLAAAARHGILIKGGVYLEEGRKLRWLALDKTGTITHGKPAQTDFVALGNASPQHARSLAASLASRSDHPVSKAIAQAALADGVALREVAEFAALPGRGVRGVIDGVAYHLGNHRMLDELGHCSPAMEQRITALEAEGKTAVMLVEPEGVQALMAVADTIKDSSRSAVAELHALGIQTMMLTGDNPHTAKAIATQAGIDRAQGNLLPDDKLREIEALAQSGGVGMVGDGINDAPALARADIGFAMGAAGTDTAIETADVALMDDDLRKIPTFVRLSRTTAQVLTQNIALALGIKAVFLVLTFTGHATMWMAVFADMGASLLVVGNGLRLLRR
- the lspA gene encoding signal peptidase II, with amino-acid sequence MSWKFVLYDWAGLNLALFQAINAGTPAVLWPLASLFSLIGSYWTAPLTVLGLWAWSKASSDPARVRLVRSRLLHFGVAFLLALAAASALKWWLDFPRPHAVLGAAVHVIGAVELHYSLPSGHATYAALVAAALWPLLAWRGRGCLLMYAALVGWSRMAAGMHFPGDVLAGWGLGLGCTVLSRWLISFATAARAKGLLAPALPWYGVAAAAVAADQAAKLSIERAFVYGKQVEITPFFNLVHVLNPGAAFSFLAGASGWQRYFFITLGLLVAVWLIRQLKQTLPRFEAVGYSLILGGALGNVVDRLLRGQVVDFLDFHWQGMHWPAFNLADVAISIGVGCLIARFLEIRDKGNKGRLLSG
- the cadR gene encoding Cd(II)/Pb(II)-responsive transcriptional regulator, translated to MEIRIGELAQRTGCEVVTIRYYEKEGLLPEPARSSGNYRLYGEEQVKRMQFIRHCRSLDMSLGEIRTLLNLWDSPTQDCGKVNALLDDHIRQVEARVEALLQLRLHLTALREKCAGARPVEACGILQGLVNCSCHTVSTRDEASAGV
- a CDS encoding thiazole synthase codes for the protein MNDSLVIAGKTYGSRLLVGTGKYKDFDETRAAIDASGADIVTVAIRRTNIGQNADEPNLLDFLPPDRFTLLPNTAGCYTADDAVRTLRLARELLDGHTLVKLEVLGDPDTLFPNMPETLKAAETLVKDGFDVMVYCSDDPIQAKMLEEIGCVAVMPLASLIGSGMGILNPWNLRLIIDQSAVPVLVDAGVGTASDAAIAMELGCDGVLMNTAIAKAQDPILMARAMRKGVEAGREAFLAGRMPRKTYAASPSSPTTGLIGR
- a CDS encoding substrate-binding domain-containing protein, which encodes MESSDITAEIRMAVLGEWVPPQLADVLALQRAEEPETHAVLAGWTDPGRGAELPGDGFDFALSAAARQWPGWICEPLWHDTLAVAVAKRSHLLAYREVPCEEVLKQPLICSQSTADEPWRVTVQRVFENALQEREQAVETFDVAMTLVAAGYGIAIAPAARLASYLRRGIAVRPLAGAPMIVMAYLLRRNATLSDTQARFARRARLVS